The Desulfobulbaceae bacterium DB1 DNA window CCTCGGTTTCCACAATGGGCAGGGCGGTCATCGAGCCGCCGCCGTGTTCCGGTCTGAGATGGGTTGACCGTTCCAGCAGCCGGGAATGAATATAGAAAATATCGCCGGGATACGCCTCCCTGCCGGGTGATCGTTCCAGCAGCAGGGAAAGTTCCCGGTAGGCTCGGGCATGGCGGGTGAGATCATCATAAACGATGAGTACATCCTTGCCCTGTCGCATAAAGTATTCACCGATGGTGGTGGCGGCGTAGGGCGTGATGAACTGCAGGCCCGGCGCGTCCTGACCGCTGGAGGCGACAATCACCGTGTAGTGCATGGCTCCCTGTTCGCGCAGATCGTGCAACACTTTCGCCACCCCGGATTCCCGCTGGCCGATGGCGGCATAGATGCAGATGACATCCTTGTCCCGCTGATTGACGATGGCATCAAGGGCAATGGCGGTTTTGCCGGTCTGCCGGTCGCCGAGGATCAGTTGCCGCTGGCCCTTGCCGATGGGAATCAGCGCGTCCACCACTTTGATGCCGGTCTGCAAAGGGTCAGTTACCGGACTGCGCGCCATGATTGCCGGGGCCGGATGTTCAAGGGGGCTTTTCGCCAGATCCGGAAGGGGGTCCTTGTCGTCCAGGGGCCTGCCGGCGGCATCGATGACCCGGCCCAGCAGGGGGGTGCCGACGATGATGTCGGCCACCCGGCCGCGACGTCTGACTTCCTGGCCTGCCTTGAGCCGGTCCGAGCTGCCGAGCAGAATGATGCCGACTTTGTCCGGGTCAAGACTTGCGACAAGACCGATGGTGCCGTCTTCCATCTCAACCAGCTC harbors:
- a CDS encoding F0F1 ATP synthase subunit alpha (produces ATP from ADP in the presence of a proton gradient across the membrane. The alpha chain is a catalytic subunit); the encoded protein is MDHLMLKASLTKTHSAFTQSLASHSFALTAEDVGRIISITGPVAMANGLAGVTSEELVEMEDGTIGLVASLDPDKVGIILLGSSDRLKAGQEVRRRGRVADIIVGTPLLGRVIDAAGRPLDDKDPLPDLAKSPLEHPAPAIMARSPVTDPLQTGIKVVDALIPIGKGQRQLILGDRQTGKTAIALDAIVNQRDKDVICIYAAIGQRESGVAKVLHDLREQGAMHYTVIVASSGQDAPGLQFITPYAATTIGEYFMRQGKDVLIVYDDLTRHARAYRELSLLLERSPGREAYPGDIFYIHSRLLERSTHLRPEHGGGSMTALPIVETEAQNLSAYIPTNIISITDGQIYLSPDLFAKGILPAVDAGKSVSRVGGKAQKAAYRELVGSLRLSYAQFEELETFARFATRLDDNTKQAIERGKRVREVLKQNRYAALKDYEQVAIMTALTEGLLDALDIKEIKEAESAMSAAVSRRLPHICEKISKGEKLTANDTMELLQTCRQALSDKKKKDS